In bacterium, the following are encoded in one genomic region:
- a CDS encoding SpoIID/LytB domain-containing protein yields MVTARLPQGWQLTRAACFSLILVCLLVTVSPGREEGTVPDPLKNKYSTQQSSFQPNVLRTTLDGQPLIRIGLLEGYEKIDFRVKGQFRITKLDGSVILSNHNSDLKWRSKPEGTVQTARFTYSVLAEVGSNELEAQQLCRKYEQKGVAATLQKIGGSIVVNNREVGNNTRYRILIGSYSREHDAIKAMSHVETTTPRVVRSRLAGTIGRIEVYDSEAIVTEIIDLGFRIEPEENDTETTLFAVKIGSGFQWEKEEDRTYRGAIEIRFDNEGKMEAINELSLDDYIEGVLPSEMPSDFPLEALKAQAVAARSETLSKVGTKHINDHYHLCAHVHCQVYSGVTRRIESASRAVQETRGELMRWQKELVEASYCSNSGGHTENRENVWAAPPVPYLTGKVDSDDSYRKKFKLDLRREEDARSWIDSKPTVYSNPAGITQVASLMRLAKNFRWEVTISRRDLEEIMRKKLGEDIGTVYDIVPIVRGVSGRIIEIEFLGSRRNLRVKKELAIRRALSSTALQSSCFYVTAEVDRDGVPTEFTFKGAGFGHGVGMCQTGAAVMALKKKTYLEILKQYYPGAVVERLFDGR; encoded by the coding sequence ATGGTTACCGCGCGGCTACCGCAAGGGTGGCAGTTGACCCGCGCCGCTTGTTTTTCGCTTATATTAGTATGTTTGCTGGTTACCGTTTCGCCAGGTAGGGAGGAAGGGACTGTGCCGGATCCGCTTAAGAATAAGTATTCTACTCAACAATCGAGTTTTCAGCCGAACGTTTTACGTACGACTTTGGATGGGCAGCCTCTGATTCGAATCGGATTGTTGGAAGGCTACGAAAAAATCGATTTTCGGGTGAAGGGACAATTCCGGATAACGAAATTGGATGGGAGTGTTATCCTTTCTAATCACAACTCTGACCTTAAATGGCGGTCAAAACCGGAAGGGACAGTCCAAACAGCGCGCTTCACTTATTCGGTATTGGCAGAAGTCGGATCGAATGAACTGGAGGCTCAACAACTTTGTCGGAAATACGAACAAAAAGGAGTCGCGGCGACACTGCAGAAGATCGGCGGCTCTATCGTTGTCAACAATCGTGAGGTTGGTAATAATACCCGCTATCGTATCCTCATCGGCAGCTATTCCCGCGAGCATGATGCCATCAAAGCGATGAGCCATGTAGAAACAACAACTCCCCGGGTCGTGCGTTCCCGGCTCGCTGGTACTATTGGAAGAATCGAAGTGTACGATTCCGAAGCGATAGTGACCGAAATCATCGACCTCGGTTTCCGGATCGAACCAGAAGAAAATGATACTGAAACGACGCTGTTCGCTGTAAAAATCGGCAGTGGATTTCAGTGGGAAAAAGAAGAGGATCGTACTTACCGCGGCGCTATTGAGATTCGGTTCGATAACGAAGGGAAAATGGAAGCGATCAATGAACTTTCCCTCGACGATTATATCGAAGGGGTGCTTCCTTCCGAAATGCCCAGCGATTTTCCTCTCGAAGCATTGAAAGCGCAAGCGGTCGCCGCACGTTCCGAAACCTTGTCGAAAGTTGGCACCAAACATATTAACGACCACTATCATCTGTGTGCGCATGTTCATTGCCAAGTTTACTCCGGTGTTACCCGGCGTATCGAAAGTGCGTCGAGAGCGGTACAGGAAACCCGTGGCGAATTGATGCGGTGGCAGAAGGAATTGGTGGAAGCATCGTATTGCTCCAATTCCGGCGGTCATACTGAAAACCGCGAGAATGTATGGGCAGCGCCGCCCGTGCCCTACCTAACAGGAAAAGTAGATTCCGACGACAGCTATCGCAAAAAGTTCAAACTTGACTTACGACGGGAAGAGGATGCCCGTAGTTGGATTGATTCCAAACCTACGGTCTATTCTAATCCGGCAGGGATAACCCAAGTCGCATCCCTAATGCGTTTGGCAAAGAATTTCCGTTGGGAGGTCACGATTTCCCGCCGTGATTTAGAAGAAATCATGCGAAAAAAACTCGGCGAAGATATTGGAACAGTGTACGATATCGTTCCGATTGTCCGAGGAGTTAGCGGGAGAATCATTGAAATTGAGTTTCTTGGCAGCCGGCGAAATCTACGTGTCAAGAAAGAACTCGCTATCCGTCGCGCACTCTCTTCTACGGCATTACAATCCAGTTGTTTCTATGTGACGGCTGAAGTCGACCGCGATGGTGTTCCGACCGAGTTTACGTTCAAAGGTGCCGGATTCGGACACGGTGTTGGCATGTGCCAAACCGGTGCCGCTGTGATGGCATTAAAGAAGAAAACCTATTTGGAAATTCTCAAGCAGTACTACCCCGGCGCTGTTGTCGAGCGCCTCTTCGATGGACGGTAA
- the dapA gene encoding 4-hydroxy-tetrahydrodipicolinate synthase, whose protein sequence is MLRIEGIYTALVTPFANGTLDESRLRSLIAKQIDAGIHGVVIAGTTGEGPVLDSDEWEQAVRIAVTERGSLKIIANAGTNNTMHSIEKAKIAEQLGADAILVITPYYNKPTQNGMIRHFEAVANATKLPVMLYNVPSRTGCELLPDSCLTLLSTPNIVSIKQAVANLDRFTEIRQVVGNRWTILSGEDSLFLPMLGLGADGIVSVLSNVAPNQFVRMYEAAKANRWQEAQQLHYALYDLMRLLFIETSPAPVKAAMRMIGEDCGDVRLPLVPLSDGWIEPLRQALLKAREA, encoded by the coding sequence GTGCTTCGGATTGAAGGAATATATACGGCGCTGGTTACACCATTTGCGAACGGAACCTTGGACGAGAGTCGATTGCGCTCGTTGATTGCCAAACAAATCGATGCTGGAATTCACGGAGTAGTGATTGCCGGTACGACTGGAGAAGGCCCGGTACTTGACAGCGATGAGTGGGAACAGGCGGTACGGATAGCTGTTACTGAACGCGGTTCACTCAAGATAATCGCGAATGCTGGTACGAATAACACCATGCATTCCATTGAGAAGGCTAAGATTGCCGAACAACTTGGTGCTGATGCGATCCTTGTTATTACCCCCTATTACAACAAACCAACTCAGAATGGGATGATTCGACATTTTGAAGCGGTAGCCAACGCCACAAAATTACCGGTGATGCTATACAACGTCCCCTCGCGCACCGGTTGCGAATTACTTCCCGATTCCTGTCTTACCTTGCTTAGCACCCCCAATATTGTGAGTATCAAACAAGCAGTGGCCAATCTCGACCGGTTTACTGAAATTCGTCAAGTCGTTGGAAACCGCTGGACGATTCTCTCAGGGGAAGATTCGCTCTTCCTTCCAATGCTGGGTCTTGGCGCTGATGGAATTGTTTCGGTGCTTTCCAATGTCGCTCCCAACCAATTTGTGCGAATGTATGAAGCGGCGAAAGCGAATCGTTGGCAGGAAGCGCAACAACTCCACTACGCCCTATACGATTTGATGAGATTATTATTTATTGAAACATCGCCAGCGCCAGTAAAAGCAGCGATGCGCATGATCGGTGAGGATTGCGGGGATGTAAGGTTACCACTGGTTCCACTCAGCGACGGATGGATTGAACCCCTACGACAGGCTTTGCTCAAAGCACGGGAGGCGTGA
- a CDS encoding aspartate kinase: MPLLVQKYGGKVVETPEQIKRIAQRLLALHESGQELIVVISAPGNLTDQLIQMAQEVASNPDRRELDALLAVGERMSSTRLVMAINQIAGKQAAVSFTGSQVGIITDENHGAAKILEVRGDRIREALKEKKIVVVAGFQGVSRQKEVTTLGRGGSDLTAVAIAASLGANRCELYKDVEGIFTADPHDVADARLLETLDYDELAALSRSGLKAVQTDAVELARDSRVPLAVGLAESGKIGTIVSHRAFSPTPITALTLRKQVELFSTDVDPLEQCIRLPGFPAAQLITPGRTWVLAPVDEALPIAAHFGSACHRETCDTIAVVGGGVYPGSPVCRELLVDLRDLCEALRLLWNLTGAMTVAVSGGVGSAVIKRWHRNAEENGWLPRGYRKGGS, from the coding sequence ATGCCACTGTTAGTACAAAAATATGGTGGAAAAGTTGTCGAGACACCGGAACAGATCAAGCGGATTGCCCAACGACTGTTAGCGCTACATGAGAGTGGTCAGGAATTAATCGTCGTCATTTCAGCGCCGGGAAATCTTACCGATCAACTGATCCAGATGGCACAAGAGGTCGCGAGCAATCCCGACCGTCGCGAGTTGGATGCGCTATTGGCGGTGGGAGAACGAATGAGTTCCACCCGACTTGTGATGGCGATTAATCAGATAGCTGGAAAACAAGCTGCCGTTTCGTTTACCGGTTCTCAGGTCGGGATTATCACCGACGAAAACCACGGCGCTGCAAAAATTTTGGAAGTACGCGGCGACCGGATTCGCGAAGCGCTTAAAGAGAAGAAAATTGTTGTCGTAGCTGGTTTTCAAGGCGTTTCGCGACAAAAGGAAGTAACGACCTTAGGCCGCGGCGGCAGCGATCTAACCGCGGTAGCGATTGCCGCCTCGTTGGGGGCGAACCGTTGCGAACTTTACAAAGACGTCGAAGGAATTTTTACCGCCGATCCGCACGATGTGGCCGACGCCCGATTGTTAGAAACGTTGGACTATGACGAATTGGCGGCATTGTCGCGCTCGGGATTGAAAGCGGTACAAACCGATGCGGTTGAATTAGCGCGTGACAGTCGAGTTCCCTTAGCCGTTGGTTTAGCTGAGAGCGGGAAAATCGGAACGATTGTATCCCATCGCGCATTTTCACCGACTCCGATTACTGCATTAACCTTGCGTAAACAAGTTGAGTTATTTTCCACTGATGTCGATCCGCTTGAGCAGTGCATCCGCTTGCCCGGTTTCCCTGCCGCACAGCTCATCACTCCGGGAAGAACCTGGGTACTGGCACCAGTGGATGAAGCGCTTCCGATTGCTGCGCACTTTGGTAGTGCGTGCCACCGTGAAACCTGCGACACGATTGCTGTCGTTGGTGGAGGTGTCTATCCCGGCTCACCAGTTTGCCGGGAGTTGCTGGTTGATTTGCGAGATTTGTGCGAAGCGTTACGCTTGTTATGGAACTTGACGGGTGCCATGACTGTTGCCGTTTCTGGTGGAGTTGGCAGCGCGGTAATAAAACGATGGCACCGGAATGCTGAGGAAAATGGATGGTTACCGCGCGGCTACCGCAAGGGTGGCAGTTGA
- the dapB gene encoding 4-hydroxy-tetrahydrodipicolinate reductase has protein sequence MIKVALFGAGRMGDAIAQKISATSDITLHELFERNDSGSVGKLRNGSMVLPERSAENSNADIFVDFTEPISAMQHFRLAAQLHLPIVVGTTGLSKNQLEEVRESSVHIPCLFAPNLSLGVNLLYDIVAQAASSLPPEYDIEIVEQHHRLKIDKPSGTALQLARVIGSARGTPPEIHALRGGEVVGTHTIIFSGPGERLEFTHEAFSRSAFATGVLQAVRFLVNREPGLYFVGDALGLR, from the coding sequence ATGATAAAAGTAGCTCTGTTTGGTGCGGGACGCATGGGGGATGCCATCGCGCAAAAGATTTCTGCCACATCCGACATTACGCTGCACGAGCTTTTCGAGCGAAATGACAGTGGGTCGGTTGGTAAACTGAGAAACGGTTCGATGGTGTTGCCGGAACGCTCTGCGGAAAATAGTAATGCCGATATCTTTGTCGATTTCACTGAACCAATTTCCGCGATGCAGCATTTCCGATTAGCAGCACAACTGCATTTACCAATTGTTGTTGGAACAACAGGACTATCGAAAAATCAATTGGAAGAAGTGCGGGAGTCGTCCGTTCATATCCCATGTCTGTTTGCGCCAAATTTATCGTTGGGTGTGAATCTGTTGTACGACATCGTCGCACAAGCGGCAAGCTCGCTGCCACCGGAATACGATATCGAAATTGTGGAACAACATCACCGGTTAAAAATTGATAAACCGAGCGGAACCGCGCTCCAATTGGCAAGAGTCATCGGTTCAGCAAGAGGTACGCCTCCAGAAATCCACGCACTCCGCGGCGGCGAAGTTGTCGGTACCCATACAATTATTTTTTCCGGTCCGGGTGAGCGACTGGAATTTACTCATGAAGCGTTTTCCCGCAGTGCGTTTGCAACCGGTGTGTTGCAAGCAGTGCGTTTTCTCGTGAACCGTGAACCCGGATTGTACTTTGTGGGCGATGCACTGGGATTGCGGTAA